In one window of Nicotiana tabacum cultivar K326 chromosome 12, ASM71507v2, whole genome shotgun sequence DNA:
- the LOC107802188 gene encoding actin-related protein 6 produces the protein MNSVVVLDNGAGLIKAGIGGERDPTAIVPNSTGRPLSSKKWLMADQLLSSDVDLTSATVRRPFDRGYLINPDLQSSLWSHIFSNLLNITPSQSSLLLTEPLFNLPSIQRSLDEIVFEDFNFKALYVSDSPSLVHLYEASRRPYGIVSKAQCSLVVDCGFSFTHASPVFQNFTLNYGVKRLDLGGKALSNFMKELVSYRSVNLMDENFLMDDVKEKLCFVSLDVARDLQIARKPGNDNLFRCTYVLPDGITHTKGFLKDPEEAKRYLSLYNDEAATKQQVTAGEQTDKLRSNDASRRIDLTKNEFGLTNERFLVPEMMFRPADLGLNQAGLAECIVRAISSCHSHLQPLLYESIILTGGTTLFPHFAQRLDMDLRPLVPDKYRLKITTQEDPILGVWRGGSLLASSPDFDAMCVTKAEYEELGSARCRKRFFH, from the coding sequence ATGAATAGCGTTGTAGTGTTGGACAATGGCGCGGGCCTAATCAAGGCTGGAATAGGTGGCGAAAGAGACCCAACAGCTATTGTCCCAAACAGCACTGGGCGTCCACTCTCTTCCAAGAAATGGCTTATGGCGGATCAGCTCCTTTCCTCTGACGTGGACCTTACTTCCGCCACTGTCCGCCGCCCTTTCGACCGCGGTTACCTTATCAACCCGGACCTCCAGTCCTCCCTTTGGTCCCATATCTTCTCCAACCTCCTCAACATCACTCCTTCCCAATCCTCTCTCCTCCTCACTGAACCCCTTTTCAATCTCCCTTCAATACAACGCTCCCTTGATGAAATCGTCTTCGAAGATTTCAATTTTAAGGCTCTCTATGTTTCGGATTCCCCCTCTTTGGTCCATCTCTATGAGGCATCTCGTCGCCCTTATGGGATTGTGTCTAAAGCCCAATGCAGCTTAGTTGTGGACTGTGGATTTTCGTTTACTCATGCCTCACCCGTGTTTCAGAATTTCACATTGAATTATGGAGTCAAAAGGCTTGATCTTGGTGGGAAAGCTTTGAGCAATTTCATGAAGGAGTTAGTGAGTTACAGGAGCGTTAATTTGATGGACGAGAATTTCCTTATGGATGATGTAAAAGAGAAACTCTGCTTTGTGTCTTTGGATGTTGCCAGGGACTTGCAGATTGCTAGGAAACCGGGAAATGACAATTTGTTTAGGTGCACGTATGTGCTTCCTGATGGTATTACACATACTAAGGGTTTTCTAAAAGATCCTGAAGAAGCAAAGAGATACCTGTCTTTGTATAATGATGAAGCAGCTACGAAGCAGCAAGTAACAGCAGGAGAACAAACGGATAAGCTGCGGAGCAACGATGCATCAAGAAGAATTGATTTGACAAAAAATgaatttgggttgacaaatgagCGGTTCCTCGTCCCAGAGATGATGTTTCGTCCAGCTGACTTGGGACTGAATCAGGCTGGACTTGCAGAGTGCATTGTTAGAGCTATCAGTTCCTGCCATTCTCATCTTCAACCTCTTCTCTATGAGAGCATCATTTTGACGGGAGGCACTACTCTATTCCCTCATTTTGCTCAAAGACTAGATATGGACCTTCGGCCACTTGTCCCAGATAAATACCGTTTAAAGATTACGACTCAAGAAGATCCTATACTAGGCGTTTGGCGTGGAGGATCACTCTTGGCATCAAGTCCTGATTTTGATGCAATGTGCGTCACCAAAGCTGAATATGAGGAGCTGGGATCAGCTAGATGTCGAAAGAGATTCTTCCACTAA
- the LOC142167140 gene encoding uncharacterized protein LOC142167140, whose amino-acid sequence MINIRKEVLTNVILVYADSDDYTDEQAIVITVNAKAKNLMYNAINGEEYEKISSYETAKEMWDKLKVTYEGTNKVKETRINLLVRDYELFQMKDKESVEEIFSRFNKILGDLKSLGRPIKSGEQVRKILRSLPTIWQPKVIALEC is encoded by the exons atgaTCAATATCCGTAAAGAAGTCTTGACTAATGTTATATTAGTGTATGCAGATTCTG ATGATTACACTGATGAACAAGCTATTGTCATAACTGTGAATGCCAAAGCAAAAAATCTTATGTATAATGCTATCAATGGAGAAGAGTATGAAAAGATTTCAAGTTATGAAACTGCTAAGGAAATGTGGGATAAATTGAAGGTCACATATGAAGGAACCAATAAGGTGAAAGAAACAAGGATCAATCTTCTAGTTCGTGACTATGAactatttcaaatgaaagataaAGAATCAGTGGAGGAAATATTCTCCAGGTTTAACAAAATCCTTGGAGATCTAAAATCTCTTGGTAGACCAATCAAAAGCGGAGAACAGGTTAGAAAAATTCTTAGAAGTTTACCAACAATTTGGCAGCCCAAGGTTATTGCTCTAGAATGTTAG